A window of Symphalangus syndactylus isolate Jambi chromosome X, NHGRI_mSymSyn1-v2.1_pri, whole genome shotgun sequence genomic DNA:
AGGGAGAAGGGCCACGAGGTCGTCCTCCTTCCCTTCACAGGCTGCGAGGCCACCAGCGGCTTCGTGGTCGTGAAGGGGCCTggacagggaggaaggaggaaggtgggCCGCGGAGGGGAGGCGGTCAGGGGCTCAGGTGAAGATGGGGTGAGTGCTGGTGGGGGGATGGAAGTCCCGAGGTGCCGGGAACCCCCGACGCCACAGGGCAGATTTCCTGAATGGGGCCCCCGGCGGGGGCGAGGCGGGCGGTAAAGAAGGGACCTGGCACCTGGGAAGGCTGCGGCCTGGTGAGCGCCCCCCAGCTGTGTGGAGTGCGGAGCCACCGAGCGAGAAGCACTGCAAGGTCTCACCTCCGCCATGGAAGGTCCGAAAACAGTGGGAAGGAGTGGGCGAGGCAGTGCGGTCCAACCAAACTTGTTGTGAGGAGGGGTGAATGGCCCTAGGAAGTGGGAGTGTGCCCAAAGCAGCAATCACGAGAATTGTGATTCACTAGTGTTTTCGTGGGGAGTCCACTTGTGAAACTAAACCTCATCAGAAATGACCTCTGTCTGCGGGGCGCAGTggcgctcgcctgtagtcccggttacTCAGGACGCGGAGgtcggaggatcccttgagcgggaggtcgaggctgcagtgagctgtgatcacgccgctgcactccagcctgagcaacacagcgaggAGACCGCGTGtccaaaagaaatttagaaaaaaatgtcctCTGCCTTTTGCCACACGCCTTAAGATGATTGCTCTGCCAGCTTGGCCAGCAGAAATGGCTTTGTAGGCACTCAGACAGCGTACACACGTATGCTTAACTCTGGAGCTTATTTTGAgagtattttcaaaattaaaacggCAAGTTAACATTTATCCATGGAAGTGATCGAATATAGCAGCCCTCTCGAGCACATGTTCCCAATCACGGTTGTCTGTTTTCAGTGTGAAATATGAGTTGGCGAGGAAGATCGACCTATCGGCCTAGACCAAGACGCTATGTAGAGCCTCCTGAAGTGACTGGGCCTATGCTGGTGAGTGCTTAAACGTTAATTCGATGTTTTCTATgagcagaaattaatttttgtgacagTGTTGTTGCATTCGTGTGGAAATGCTGATAAAGGTGTTTCCtgctcataaaaaatgatgatggcATCTCATGAAGGAAACATGGATTCTGGAGGATTGTTTTTTCCCTCGTgttcttcagcttttgcccatgaCTTCTCTCTCATGCTTTGTTTGTTAATGACAGATTGTACACATCCATTCCAACACAGAGTATAATAGCTTCCAAAGTCCTCGTGCGTCACTTTTCTCACAGTAACCTCCCTGTGGGTGGAGTAACCTTATTGGGCATAGAGCATAGAGGTGGAGAAATGTCTTTAGGCTTCGTTATGACCAGAAATAGCTATGTATTCTGTGTATAGATGTAAAATTTTGCATCaataacaaaactttttttttatctgCGCACCCACACATATTCCCCAGCCCGAGCAGTTCAGTGATGAAGTGGAATCACCAGAACCTGAAGAAGGGGAACCAGCAACTCAATGTGAGGATCCTGCAGCTGctcaggagggagaggatgagggagcagctgctcaggagggagaggatgagggAGCATCTGCAGGTCAAGgtgagggaaagggaagaagaacatctgctggtgtgtgcgtgtgtgtgtgtgtgtgtgtgtgtgtgtgtgcatgtgtgtgtgtgttaggcatTGTCACATAGCAGGaacaggaggaaagaaaacaatggaaagaATGCCTGAAATGGACTGGAAAAGCGAGGAGGCTATGTAGTTTGCAGCTTAGCTTAGGCAAATCCCTCACTATGATAAAATTTCTCGACTTTATGAATGAGAGAATGGAGGTGCCAGGATTGTGTGTTATCCAAGAACCCTTGACTGGTGAATACAAAATTTGTACTGTGTTCCAAGGTTCGTGTCTTCCTATCATCTATGTTGCTGTAAAGAAGGAAGTGATTTTGCTGAAAATGCTTAAAACTCAAAGGCTTTACTGTGGGGTAGCTTAGTACTGACCCAAGAATAGACCCAGTTCAGAGGAGCAGGAGCAGCTCCAAAAACCGAGTCGCTGAATGTTGGCCCCCGTTTCCTTTGATTGATATCTTCATATGGTACGTTTGATAAAAGCTGGATAAATGAGGATACTGCCATACAGGTAGCTGGTTTAGTGATTTTTCTAAGTggcttttaggaggtgattaaatcCTTTTATggttagaaaaagcaaaaaaggaattATCCTGAGATTAACATTGAGATAGAAATAATTTCTCCaagctaaaatattttcaaacaaaacatTTATGTAACTGAGGTCCTGGATTTTTCCAGGGATGTACTTTGAAAAGTTTCTAGAATCTGACTGACAACAATGCCCATTAACTGCTGTCCGCCCACTCCCTTATTCTCAGTGCGGGACAGTATATTTTCTGTGATTCACAAACAACGTTATATTTGGTGCTTTGTTCTGCGTGGGGTTCATTTATGGAATATTACATTTAGGACCTTCGGACCTAAATATAACTTTATTGGAACAAAGTGAAGTTTCTCTTTACCCCAATAGGTAATGGGTGTCGTGACTGTAAGATTTTCCATAGTCCTCAAATCCATCCAGCTAATCAGTCCTTCAGAAACTGACATTGTAATTGTAACCGAAATCCTATCCATGTTGTAGACTTCAGATTTCTCAGCTGACGCACACTGCTGTTGGTACTCTATGGCTGAATATAAGCATTATACATGTCCTGTGGTTTATCCTTAGATTGTCATTTAGGAGAAAGGTCTAAAGCTGGGCTGATTGCCATGcactcatagtcccagctacttgggaggctgaggtgagagtattgcttgagccctggagttcaagctcagcctgggaaacacagcgagacctcatcgctaataaataaataaatgaacaaataaataaataaatgaataaataaataagtaaataagtaaataaaggtcTCATGGTATAGGAAAACACAGATGCAAAGTTTGTGCCTAGCGGCTGGTAATGTTGCAAACATAACTCCTTAGTGAACTGTACCATttcaaaatagttaagatggtaaattttaggatatgtgtattttttaccacaattaaaaattccTTTCTTCCTAAAGTTCAGTGTAATtgtcatatattcttttaaatttttactgtaTGTATTTTCAAGACAcaacatttatagaaaatttgCAAGAATAGTACAATGAACTCATATACTTTTCAcctagattcaccaattgttaaTAGCTTTTGCTCCATAGGTTTCatatctcttccctccctctcttaccCTGctgcccacacactcacacacatacacatacggaTATATGTTTGCTGTTATTAATGCTGAATTGTTTCGATAAAGTTTCAGGTATTATGGTCCTTTACCCTATGTACTTGAGGGTGTGTATATCGTcggaagaaagagaaagttatTTCTTGGATCATCACTGCACAaagatcaaaatcaggaaatttaacaATGAGAAAATGGAGTCAGTTAATACACAGTGCATACTCAAATTTTGCCAGTTCcccagaaaatttcttttttttttttttttttttttttgagacggagtctcgctctgtcgcccaggctggagtgcagtggtgcagtctcggctcactgcaagctccgcctcccgggttcatgccattctcctgcctcagcctctccgagtagctgggactacaggcgcccgccaccacgccctgctaatttttttgtattttttagtagagacggggtttcactgtgttagccaggatggcctcgatctcctaaccttgtgatccgcccacctcggcctcccaaagtgctgggattacaagcgtgagccaccacgcccggcctgaaaatttcttttttcctttttttttttcttctttcttgagacggagtctctctctgtgggccaggttggagtgcagtagtgcgatctcggctcactgcaacctacgcctcgcAGGTTctagggattctcatgcctcagcctcccgtgtagctgggactacaagcgccggCCACTgcggtcttgaacttctgacctcacctGCTCTGCCCACCATGGCATCCCAAAATGTTTGGATCGCAGGCGTGAGAccccacgcccggcccagataattttattgataggatttctttttctgatccaGAGTCCAGTTCAGAATCGCGCCTTGCATGTGCTTTTCAGGTgtttttagtttcctttaatctggaacgtttccttaatttttcttgtCATTCATGATACGGACATTTTTGAAGAGGACAGACCAGTTGGCTTGCAGAATATTCTGCAGTTTGggctttttcatgtattttttaaagagtttttttcaCTCAGCGTTTATTGGTGGCTGCTCATGCCATATAAGAGTCTAAGCGCTAGGAGTGTAAGTGCTGTGAGAGACAGGCTTTCAGCCTTGAGTCATTTAATACGAGAAGGACAATCAGAAGTAGAATAACAGAGAAGTGCAAAGGAGGCAGCAAAGTTGTGTGAGGGCAGTCTTTGGAAAGGAAGACGGTAATATTTGGAACaccttgttttcctgttttctgctAACAGACTCCTGAAATAATGTTCCTGGAATTCTTATCAACACATTTATTATTACACTAGCTAAAGCTTTTATATAATAACAGCGAGAGCAAGAATATGATTTTCTTATTCATATTTCATGTTTTACTGCTGAAATTgagatgcattttttatttttaagggccGGAGCCTGAAGCTGATAGCCAGGAAGAGGTTCACCCAACGACTGGGTGTGAGTGTGGAGATGGTCCTGATGGCCAGGAGATGGGCCCGCCAAATCCAGAGGAGGTGAAAACGCCTGAAGAAGGTAGGCAGTCCATTAGGCATTCATATTGTAGGGTGTCTGTTTCCACAGTATCGTATTAtaattcttactattttttttgagatggagtctcgctctgaagaccaggctggagtgcagtggtgccatctgggctcactggaaattctgtctccagggttcaggtgattctcctgcctgagcctctggcGGAGCCGGGCTTACAGACATgctccaccgtgcccagctaacttttgtatttttagtagagacagggtttcattacgTTGCACAGGTTcttcccgaactcctgacctcaggtgatccacctgcctcgagcATTGAAATTGCCGGGATtgcaggcgagagccaccgtgcccgacccagcattgtatttttaataacagaGAGGTAACAATACTGCCTCTTTAGTAAGAGAGTTCTTACATAAAGGTCATTTGAAACGTAGTTCAGGCCCCAGCACCCGACTGATAGACTGTCAGACACAGAAACAAACTGACTCCAAGCTATGTTGAATTAAATGTTTTGAGTATACGTCCTTAAACCAGTAGCTCATACTTTTTAGATGCTTTTGTAAAGGTCTGCTTTTAATCAATACATAACACATTTGTAACACCCATCACTTGGTGTGAAAAATGCTGAAGCACTCATGCGGGTTCTAATACCAGCTCTTACAGCCTTGGCGAGATTCTGAGTGAGTCCTTTCACTCCTAAAGCTATCTTTGGTTCTTATGAAAATAGTGAGTTTAAGTCAgagattttaaaaccattttccaTTCTGGTTCTTTCATACTCTGATCCTGCTGCATAGAATGCATGGGATACAGAGATCACCTGCTTCGCATGATTTGTTAATCACAAATCATGAAACCCTGGCCTGAGCCATCTGAAAATCTCTGAATTGAGATTTCATTGTCAGTAAGAAAGTGAGCGGGCACTCTGCTTCATCCTAGTTTTTCCGTGTGGAGATGGGAATACGTAGTGTAAGAGCTTGTGAAATTGTGAATTCTCCCTcttcttggtttgtttgtttgtttgagacacagtctcagtctgtcacccaggctggagtgcagtggtgcaattccagctcactgcaacctctggctcctaggctgaagcagtcctcccacctcagcctcctgagtggctggaactacacgcacaagccaccgtgcctgactacattttttttcttcatttttgtagagatgaggtctcactatgttgcccaggctgggattctCTGGCTTTTAATGAACAATTGCTTCTTAAATCTTTCCCCACGGAAACCTTGAGTGACTGTAATATCAAATGGCGAGAGACCGTTTAGTTCCCATCACCTGTGGCATGTAGGTCAGTGATGCTCAGCATGGGTGTGAGTAAGATGCCTGTGCTATGCGTGCTCCCTGCCCCACCGTCAGTCTTCATGAGGCACTATTTCTAGTAAGACTGTAGACACACATATGATAGAATCATCTCTAATCATATCAAATGTTACATGTAAGTTTCAGCTTTAGAGAGATGAATTGATAAGATTTAAAGTTGAAAGACCATGACTCTAGTACTTCCTGAGTAATCAACTGAAGTATGTTTTACACATGTGTTTTCCAAACTGCTGACTGTTAATTGTAAGTGCTTCTGAATTGAAAGGAGGCAGTTGATGTTCAGGGAGGAAATTGCTTTTAAATTCTGCAGGTCTACGCTCAAAGTTTACGCAGAGGTTCAATTGCGTGTAAGACACAGGATCACCCATAGGGTTCTGTTTTTAGTCCATTTAATAAAACCCAAACTGTAGTGTGCTTTGTATGCCTTTAGGGTCATCTGAAT
This region includes:
- the LOC129475737 gene encoding G antigen 10-like; protein product: MSWRGRSTYRPRPRRYVEPPEVTGPMLPEQFSDEVESPEPEEGEPATQCEDPAAAQEGEDEGAAAQEGEDEGASAGQGPEPEADSQEEVHPTTGCECGDGPDGQEMGPPNPEEVKTPEEGEKQSQC